A stretch of the Chanos chanos chromosome 1, fChaCha1.1, whole genome shotgun sequence genome encodes the following:
- the calm1a gene encoding calmodulin-1a: MADQLTEEQIAEFKEAFSLFDKDGDGTITTKELGTVMRSLGQNPTEAELQDMINEVDADGNGTIDFPEFLTMMARKMKDTDSEEEIREAFRVFDKDGNGYISAAELRHVMTNLGEKLTDEEVDEMIREADIDGDGQVNYEEFVQMMTAK, translated from the exons ATG GCTGACCAACTCACAGAAGAGCAGATTGCCG AGTTCAAGGAGGCTTTCTCCTTGTTCGACAAGGATGGGGACGGTACCATCACCACCAAAGAGCTGGGCACAGTCATGCGCTCCCTGGGTCAGAACCCCACAGAGGCCGAACTGCAGGACATGATCAACGAGGTGGACGCAGACG gCAACGGCACCATTGATTTCCCAGAGTTCCTTACCATGATGGCCAGGAAAATGAAGGACACAGACAGCGAGGAGGAGATTCGTGAAGCCTTCCGAGTCTTTGATAAG GATGGGAATGGCTACATCAGCGCGGCAGAACTGCGTCACGTCATGACAAACCTGGGAGAGAAGCTCACAGACGAAGAGGTGGACGAAATGATCAGAGAAGCGGACATTGATGGAGACGGACAGGTCAACTATGAAG AATTTGTACAAATGATGACGGCAAAGTGA
- the LOC115824356 gene encoding antimicrobial peptide NK-lysin-like → MDMLVEELSTSDSPRSICVNLEVMPEAQLPGLCWACKWILNKVKKQISNGTDQETIKNKLISVCDQIGFLKSKCKSFVKKYLNTLIEELSTTDDPRTICVNLKACKPKTMEW, encoded by the exons ATGGACATGCTGGTTGAGGAGTTATCCACTTCTGACAGCCCAAGATCCATCTGTGTCAAC CTGGAGGTCATGCCAGAAGCTCAACTACCAGGGCTTTGCTGGGCATGTAAGTGGATCCTCAACAAAGTGAAAAAGCAAATCTCCAATGGTACTGACCAG GAGACCATCAAAAACAAACTAATCTCGGTGTGTGACCAGATTGGTTTTCTTAAATCAAAGTGCAAGAGTTTTGTTAAGAAATATCTAAACACCTTAATTGAGGAACTGTCCACCACTGATGACCCAAGAACCATCTGTGTCAATCTCAAGGCCTGCAA GCCAAAGACCATGGAATGGTGA
- the psmc1a gene encoding proteasome 26S subunit, ATPase 1a gives MGQNQSGGHGPGGGKKDDKDKKKKYEPPIPTRVGKKKRKTKGPDAASKLPLITPHTQCRLKLLKQERIKDYLLMEEEFIRNQEQMKPLEEKQEEERSKVDDLRGTPMSVGTLEEIIDDNHAIVSTSVGSEHYVSILSFVDKDLLEPGCSVLLNHKVHAVIGVLMDDTDPLVTVMKVEKAPQETYADIGGLDSQIQEIKESVELPLTHPEYYEEMGIKPPKGVILYGPPGTGKTLLAKAVANQTSATFLRVVGSELIQKYLGDGPKLVRELFRVAEEHAPSIVFIDEIDAIGTKRYDSNSGGEREIQRTMLELLNQLDGFDSRGDVKVIMATNRIETLDPALIRPGRIDRKIEFPLPDEKTKRRIFQIHTSRMTVAEDVTLDDLILAKDDLSGADIKAICTEAGLMALRERRMKVTNEDFKKSKENVLYKKQEGTPEGLYL, from the exons ATG GGTCAGAACCAAAGTGGAGGACATGGACCTGGAGGAGGCAAAAAGGATGACAAG gacaagaaaaagaaatatgagcCACCAATTCCTACTAGagtgggaaagaaaaagaggaagacgAAGGGGCCAGATGCTGCCAGCAAATTACCATTAA tcacccctcacacacagtgcagactgaaGCTGCTAAAACAGGAGAGGATCAAAGACTACCTACTCATGGAAGAGGAGTTCATCAGGAACCAGGAGCAGATGAAGCCTTTGGAGGAGAAGCAGGAG GAGGAAAGGTCCAAAGTAGATGATCTGAGAGGAACGCCAATGTCTGTCGGGACACTGGAAGAAATCATTGATGACAATCATGCTATCGTATCCACATCAGTGGGCTCTGAACACTATGTCAGCATTCTGTCCTTTGTTGATAAGGATCTCCTTGAACCTGGCTGCTCTGTTTTACTCAACCATAAG GTCCATGCCGTGATTGGAGTGCTGATGGATGACACTGATCCTCTGGTCACAGTGATGAAAGTGGAGAAAGCCCCACAAGAGACGTACGCTGACATCGGAGGACTGGATAGTCAGATCCAAGAGATTAAG GAGTCTGTGGAGctccctctcactcaccctGAGTATTATGAGGAAATGGGGATAAAACCTCCAAAGGGAGTCATCCTTTATGGCCCCCCCGGTACAG GTAAGACCCTATTGGCTAAGGCTGTGGCCAATCAGACATCTGCTACCTTCCTGCGTGTGGTGGGCTCAGAGCTCATACAGAAGTACTTGGGCGATGGGCCCAAACTGGTCAGAGAGCTGTTCAGGGTCGCCGAGGAGCACGCCCCATCCATCGTTTTCATCGATGAGATTGACGCTATCGGAACGAAGAG GTATGACTCTAActctggaggagagagggagatccaGAGAACTATGCTGGAGCTGCTGAACCAGCTGGACGGCTTCGATTCCCGTGGAGACGTCAAAGTCATCATGGCCACAAACCGAATAGAGACGCTTGACCCAGCACTCATCCGACCAG GTCGGATTGATCGTAAGATAGAGTTCCCACTGCCAGATGAGAAGACCAAACGCAGAATTTTCCAGATTCACACGAGCAGGATGACGGTGGCAGAGGATGTGACCTTAGATGACCTCATCCTAGCTAAAGATGACCTCTCGGGTGCAGACATTAAG GCGATTTGCACAGAGGCTGGCCTCATGGCtttgagggagaggaggatgaaggTGACGAACGAGGACTTTAAGAAGTCTAAAGAGAACGTGCTTTATAAGAAACAGGAAGGGACCCCGGAAGGTCTCTACCTTTAA
- the nrde2 gene encoding protein NRDE2 homolog, translating to MALFPAFGGASNTKVESSRKDLEWLSNQSFHTDDALTLHQRVVEKASTEAQGLSETRDQKHQKEEHGCDSDEYIRSKRKKKKEKKKKRKKQKKRTGGSSESSSSESDTVYPSDLLKKAESAERQESQVQPGDSFAWLDDLQGSTEKLFCIDRRADPANWEYKSLYRGDIARYKRKGSSSLGLDSKTQAVSWNDSGPEKKRVDRKPERYFSSSFRQVLRSDGQPALPALTEPLTNTPFIPLPAYPEDQNPAAQQPSSWVNPLGVYDSSTTLWLQGKGQAEVKGQQQRGEEPAGVGGGPLMARVEEFNRKLRENPTETHTWLEFIRFQDELAAHSGTFSGAQDSDAERRRGSVRALLEKKVAIAERAVEANPSCVEVKLERLRLCKELWEPATLLKEWKKLVFLHPNSAPLWRHYLLFTQSHFSTFSVSKVNAVYGKCLSTLSSVLDGSMVSHPPLPGTEEDMLAIFLQQCHFLRQAGHSEKAVCLFQALLDFTFYKPDSVKELPTRQQVEFFEPFWDSGEPRVGEHGARGWKAWMHQQERGGWVVPPEAEDDEDEDEEDSEIKDKSWPKWKIWLDVESSREAKHWLPWRPDKAKGQSEEDCEDPDRQVLFDDIGSSMIRIRSPALQLRFILSFLQFLGLPGPVGTTRSPSHSLILDDLSLLAEGPDPERPLTSYDSLKTGVCSVGHMTFLLDPRRQPGLCKSGEEFVRNVLEQIMPLVSVQDRAALSLCWLQYEKLKVLRCVCSRNKKRLKAQGKRSKRLAKRLLKEPENRGSLALWREYAHLEWLLGNLEEARKVFDTALGLGISRGLADPDLCDLCLLYAQLEVEDAWRVGAQNSGTPPTSSSAVHVLTKLAEGTGYAPFSGQINPVTILKARKTYEQTLMASLPGQEDAVSHGGSKKLRRVAALVGCFGLFQYLTMGIDAADAVYSQARDRLAERSAMEGSSDSETPSECEAVTVQHLALLKHHVSTNVCPLSRLRLALTSSLTRLPSSAPLWQLYIQVESRYHSAGRSRRFFHSVAKDNRSVIPHLFAITAEQRRKRLLDSVQRSGLPGEVLPTLPENGLSNRIRSLFEVATATETGAHCPLLWRMYLNFMVSDGNAERGRGIFYKALQDVPWVKGLYMDAVQLFPEHIQEFLDLLTEKELRLRAPMEEVDILLED from the exons ATGGCCTTATTCCCTGCGTTTGGGGGAGCCTCAAACACAAAAGTTGAAAGCTCCCGTAAAG ACCTGGAATGGCTGAGCAATCAGAGTTTCCACACAGATGATGCCCTGACTCTCCATCAGAGAGTTGTGGAGAAAGCCAGTACTGAGGCTCAGGGCTTGTCGGAGACAAG AgaccaaaaacatcaaaaagaagAGCATGGCTGTGATAGCGATGAGTATATCAGAtccaaaaggaagaaaaagaaggaaaagaagaagaaacgaaagaagcagaagaagaggacCGGGGGGTCTTCTGAGAGCAGCAGCTCAGAGTCAGATACAGTCTATCCCAGTGACCTGCTGAAAAAAGCAGAGAGCGCTGAGCG ACAGGAATCTCAAGTTCAGCCCGGAGATTCCTTCGCGTGGCTGGATGACCTCCAGGGCTCCACCGAGAAACTTTTCTGCATCGACAGGAGAGCAGATCCAGCCAACTGGGAATACAAGTCTCTCTACAGAGGAGATATAgccag GTATAAGAGAAAAGGCAGCTCCTCGTTGGGACTGGACAGCAAGACCCAGGCTGTGAGCTGGAATGACTCTGGTCCGGAGAAGAAACGCGTGGACAGAAAGCCAGAACGGTACTTCTCCTCAAGTTTCCGGCAAGTTCTGCGCTCAGACGGCCAGCCAGCTCTGCCCGCACTAACAGAACCCCTGACCAACACCCCTTTCATTCCCCTTCCCGCCTACCCAGAGGACCAGAACCCTGCCGCGCAGCAGCCCAGCTCCTGGGTCAACCCACTAGGTGTTTACGACTCCAGCACCACCCTCTGGCTCCAGGGCAAAGGTCAGGCAGAGGTTAAAGGCCAGCAGCAGCGAGGCGAGGAGCCGGCGGGGGTCGGAGGCGGACCGCTCATGGCACGCGTGGAGGAGTTCAATAGGAAACTGCGGGAGAATCCCACAGAAACGCACACATGGCTGGAGTTCATCAGGTTTCAG GATGAGCTGGCAGCCCATTCCGGCACTTTCTCCGGGGCGCAGGACAGTGACGCGGAGAGGAGGCGCGGGTCGGTTCGTGCTTTGCTGGAGAAGAAGGTAGCCATTGCCGAGCGGGCCGTGGAGGCCAATCCCAGCTGCGTGGAGGTCAAGTTGGAGCGTCTCAGACTGTGCAAGGAGCTTTGGGAACCAGCCACACTGCTGAAAGAGTGGAAGAAACTGGTATTCCTCCACCCAAACAGTGCTCCCCTTTGGAGACACTACCTCCTCTTCACACAAAGTCACTTTAGTACTTTCTCGGTGTCCAAAGTCAACGCAGTCTATGGAAAGTGCCTGAGCACTCTGAGTTCAGTGCTGGATGGGAGTATGGTTTCTCACCCACCATTGCCAGGCACTGAGGAGGACATGCTAG CAATCTTCCTACAGCAGTGCCATTTCCTGCGGCAGGCTGGCCACTCAGAGaaggctgtctgtctcttccaAGCTCTGCTAGACTTCACCTTCTACAAGCCAGACAGTGTCAAAGAGCTACCCACCAgacagcag GTGGAGTTTTTTGAGCCATTTTGGGACAGTGGGGAACCCAGGGTTGGAGAGCATGGGGCCAGGGGCTGGAAAGCTTGGATGCatcagcaagagagaggaggctGGGTGGTCCCTCCAGAGGCTG aggatgatgaagatgaggacgAGGAAGATTCTGAGATCAAGGACAAATCCTGGCCAAAGTGGAAGATCTGGTTAGATGTCGAATCGTCTCGGGAGGCAAAACACTGGTTACCTTGGAGACCAGACAAAGCAAAGGGCCAATCAGAAGAGGACTGTGAAGACCCTGACAGACAG gTTCTCTTTGATGACATTGGGTCTTCTATGATCAGGATAAGAAGCCCAGCCCTGCAGCTACGCTTTATCCTCTCCTTTCTTCAGTTCCTTGGCCTGCCAGGACCTGTGGGTACCACCAGAAGTCCCTCCCACAGTCTCATCCTGGATGACCTCTCACTCTTGGCTGAAGGTCCTGACCCTGAAAGACCCCTGACCTCTTATGACTCTCTAAAGACAGGAGTCTGCTCTGTGGGTCACATGACATTCTTGCTCGACCCCAGGAGGCAGCCAGGCCTGTGTAAATCAGGGGAGGAGTTTGTgcggaatgttctagaacagaTTATGCCTCTGGTGTCTGTGCAGGACAgagctgctctctccctctgctggctgCAGTATGAGAAGCTCAAG GTGCTGAGGTGTGTTTGCAGCAGGAATAAGAAGCGTTTGAAAGCTCAAGGTAAACGCAGTAAGAGGCTGGCAAAGCGTTTGCTGAAGGAaccagagaacagaggcagtttGGCCCTCTGGAGGGAGTATGCCCATCTGGAGTGGCTTCTGGGTAATCTGGAGGAGGCACGCAAGGTGTTCGACACGGCTCTGGGACTCGGCATATCTCGAGGCTTGGCTGATCCTGACCTTTGTGACCTCTGCCTACTTTATGCCCAATTAGAAGTTGAGGACGCCTGGAGGGTTGGTGCACAAAACTCTGGGactccccccacctcctcttcaGCGGTCCATGTGCTCACCAAATTAGCTGAGGGTACAGGGTACGCTCCATTCTCAGGCCAAATTAACCCTGTAACTATACTAAAAGCTAGGAAAACCTATGAGCAGACCCTAATGGCCAGCCTGCCAGGACAGGAAGATGCCGTTTCCCACGGGGGCAGTAAGAAACTTAGGAGAGTGGCTGCACTGGTTGGTTGTTTTGGACTCTTTCAGTATTTGACAATGGGAATAGATGCTGCTGATGCGGTCTATAGCCAAGCAAGGGACAGACTAGCTGAGAGATCAGCAATGGAGGGCAGCAGTGACTCAGAAACACCCTCAGAATGTGAGGCTGTGACTGTCCAGCATCTAGCGCTGTTAAAACACCATGTCAGCACCAACGTGTGCCCACTGTCACGACTCAGACTGGCGCTGACCTCTTCACTCACGCGTTTGCCCTCCAGCGCCCCCTTGTGGCAGCTGTACATACAGGTCGAAAGCCGTTACCATAGCGCAGGCCGCTCCCGCCGGTTTTTCCACAGCGTGGCCAAGGACAACCGGAGCGTCATCCCACACCTGTTTGCCATCACTGCGGAACAGCGTCGAAAAAGGCTGCTGGATTCAGTGCAGAG GTCTGGCCTCCCTGGGGAAGTTCTCCCCACCCTCCCCGAAAATGGCCTCAGTAACCGTATCCGCTCACTTTTTGAGGTTGCCACGGCAACCGAGACTGGGGCACACTGTCCTTTGCTATGGAGGATGTACTTGAACTTCATG GTGTCTGATGGGaatgcagagagaggcagaggaatcTTCTATAAAGCACTTCAAGATGTACCATGGGTAAAG GGTTTGTACATGGACGCTGTTCAGCTCTTCCCTGAGCACATCCAGGAGTTCTTAGACCTCCTGACGGAAAAGGAGCTGCGACTGAGGGCGCCCATGGAGGAGGTGGACATCCTGCTGGAGGactaa